TAAGTTGGAACAATGCATCTTAATTGGTGGAAGCCCATCCAATGCATCTGCCACATCATTTCTAGAAATTTGCAAAGCATCATCAACAGACATTCCTATTGCCAATTCAGTTATCATACTGCTTGTAGCTATTGCAGCACCACAACCGAAGGTTTCAAATTTTATATCTTGAATGATATCATTGTCATCAACATCAATATAAATAGTCATCAAGTCTCCACAA
This genomic interval from Methanobrevibacter sp. contains the following:
- the nifU gene encoding Fe-S cluster assembly scaffold protein NifU codes for the protein MYSEKVMDHFANPRNCGVIENASGEGTVGNPTCGDLMTIYIDVDDNDIIQDIKFETFGCGAAIATSSMITELAIGMSVDDALQISRNDVADALDGLPPIKMHCSNLAADALAEAINDYKSKKSDQ